One segment of Plasmodium vinckei vinckei genome assembly, chromosome: PVVCY_04 DNA contains the following:
- a CDS encoding phd finger protein, putative, with protein sequence MGTIQNKSYLDILRYYSKDEVRKRDNDRGFENEGNKENNKLVTSYNNSNNNILKVNENEFFSLLLKDEVKQKQKNFSDMQYNKNINNNENNLYGIYANQFDGCKLADKLKQKYTKKKKYIKKEHSFINKKYIKLEDYFLNNRNPKFCTICFHNNNIEYLEKCKGCSLYFHVHCYKIFCDNFNLNKFLCDVCIETNYYINKNRNNYLAILGDQKKYNFSYSTIYESDNTELEDAHNEYDDVYMANFFEKINNLKFKNNKDKQVQINKYKELYTKHLSDNELWDSNKYMKKMKETHFFKKLSKKKGESPSIGSKSNKNENNNEEIENFDEHGNDSCNDAYQSDAQHDRNIFNLFGIYYNSFSTNHSSISRNNKDVIKHLKESQQIISNMFPEKVVKQNKNNKSNYIHHIQYKMRRKMRREVKELNKCKTDNATEFSAEDSTEHNNNKINISCDICNKSNNNNNNVIMKKGENNKWFHLCCLYYNNITKNNSIIEIYFEYFFFNYYNEDYFVNLYGSLKSVNEIIIKKIKEQLLSKYNILIHSHSFNFLLNPYYYNLTLKQIKNIIYYNFILKNNFIYQAGVNNNTIPYLKMKQEQTVSSYRYNTVLHLKNLSPQNVSNLTSDNFRLITTDQSCTGSVNETCSDSNGDEESDDYEQSQTSYIINNKNFEIKNLEGEDSYDEIYEEELTDKNELKKDTESMYCIDTNNCTIINDGTYFCEDVSNIINNYTKNEINDNIIKQSEYNNMFKDIEKLIYRRDFLNLNIIKIIKEKIIESIKINNSKICIFCKKNEGIKTKCMYPSCSEYFHIYCYFNNFFNSYKKKKQLNYFKRDLKVFTTIMKRFNKLETKKEKKKKIASPLNDNEENVQNSEGNSISTSTNCESKQENQDVPLCEKKTKKRRSESNQTNKGEPVDAKNDSKKAESVDCNNKNARKVRRKVEAVQTNGDGENVSNVNSINNGIYDKTSQGAENNNVDVAKLKKKVISKNGMNEFVADDVKLKKDEKLHALENGDENVLKKQKGASIPIAYNNTNVNMIKSTEIDNNMIEINMKKVGNINFPNNAGTIRGIPLLGDRNFDKIENMFSSNNKIIQINESNLNNDKNIGSIKINQPQILNDPEKIYLGKNIMMVYSSQNVKNREKQDLNLKGTNSKHVCHKIKNNNNIIRNNFSIIDYNKYINREKTEIGGVPGFIQNYENQGHDFIYPSIINNNPNFENENIDNISCSSSLLLDSSSSNDFFSKTEISDGSSVNSLSQLLSKSYCSISSSNNLSTIPSVSSFSSFSICSNSSSAYSPSFCDTSSEIASSYDCISNTDSDLFSDSSHSLVFPLPHTKLPRSIDSVSNQNNVSDEGGKQEMLDVKVGDSTENRTQLDVKKENKQIHSNFASDSGDLSSDFDEQNKLNKSMYLHKSTLKRNRNNKWRNTKLEYLSCSEHDNNHKFYYKFYKYKKKMHDIRQKKRAKEKLEKMEKLKKMNKLKNMKKMINTTMVMKKEKKIKMNENTKITIKKKKKITIEETKKKNNNNQYKYNDKVSDKSKKNKKEKKNTLGLYIKNVEITYNNNIQLKNIKLIMCDNHNNEEDIETVMNIKLNTFNNKTDNNLKNIFYYYYTEFIKSVFFSDQFSHPFDEGKRFKESDTKEALNTDSEKSEKGEKIDKVEKAEKAEKNKKQNKRRIDTIEGNGKISKNANDVGKESSKGNMNITNLNEENISHKNKKQKTKCNNSVHSDGKESDIESQSLSKGNETTYHLLNDQIKDINSSTSEEATLTSEIFGGNGLLSTSLNSNNVLDKNDHTNENNLCLFAKYINKIIENVEARIIIKNNVCEGVYCLRQADGLNIYQKISDKMKKKYKLKNIKKEKNIKINNKIVNMTPMRSISIDSNKGKIFINNNNNNKAYPNNINTNNNNNHTPTVELKKRVDINKYSYLFYRLPFFIFGNKYISDIENFKTIYNISELFQNNNEIVDSKNILTVVELLKSYSNHAFFKKNPNALRRAFTERDEKAWKKNPNKLVNNSEESTFPNKDAPKVANVEQVENCENVENGEHVENGEHVENVEHVENAENVENGENVENSNVHESNVVTDAVTDVVADAENGEHAENVEKIKESERGEEKNATTLCLSKGNPNKKQKKKEKKKNRNNNIEDENINKESNHNENQNYEQNKETQYCANKSFNIIFCLFDNGSNIYLLIYESDSDNRKKHVKKKKNEFNNIDYYFKEMYETLHGSTYKEDAYKILKAIFSASNNMKNVLCNTSTGNKSDNKTGVPIKSNSTTKLSINKINSTNMAINNTQSLANKIVPVKNSLNSSKNKNSNMGDDEMNSHRINEIMLNKRLLQNILSNFKFFNITKNKGLKLSSVFELTYYDYLFLKKHKFFYSKKGVKIYDACNNPYKLLSTQKYLNIDSTNNSSLVLKQNEEYEDFKRNNNMLSYKFKQITNRFYLNLCDPNNNSFYFRGIPQRPVNPYNCFANTNNALSHFNLKNLDSYTKNSKDMLIPNMSYIKLVQGNYNNLFELFGNKTFEHFFIGKKIDHTKKKYINGNSKDKKIMKKHISKQRGKNKNKKSVTTNVGEKINTTINTEDVDKNSNKLDTPINRTDEICTNKTVECTIKEKQIKSIINENTRNLLDDVNLNERIEAAIQRYTNLPHEMSTNNNIMSIDRNKNKQCINNDSVSCINSFSTYDIYKIFLFDNCQNNKVEEVKDDNENLENAEVSLINNPEKEVSSSPIDQVENNGENKDEQNDQIEKVEKKSIADYLLNKYSLNCFRNYIINKKQNEFFYKNVKSYINSVEKEQLFSDINNILSFCNNEKKYMNTNKLSDIYSKSKNMHSFDVNDQYNLTSYYDNGQEKYGNSIYQNFNTTFSPNSKFKFYNDESKDSSPSKSGKKNNKHLLNDIKKSPSKEKDINISPKKIIEEYKNPENFNYAIDNNMKNLKKLYHSINKDVVKNKLLLVNKIVEENHEYTISDMPMYVNLIFYKYLCVNNWNHLIHSLKESFIRQEIFFLSQPDAKTFKKDQPNNTNTSQESNKNDEIKKTSTKSVSDSQQIEQQCAQEGDSKNGSTPTKSDSKEKEIIVDSVQKEEKVSDHNKSEEKGKDSKSGKDSKTGKDNKTGKDNNKTGKDNKNGKDNKNGEVSDKKSDALCSVCFYKEDSNINIMYKCANCSVHVHKYCYGIYHKGKVEDFLCDKCKFSKYLIKMYQSEFNSNQSNNLKNKKKKQNSSANSKYGLSNSSIDNTCYGTNILSVHEFNYFNNKINNLFSNANNNNSEIKNKNSSNGNNNMILFEKVIKSVEDSCCYICKKNGGALKKTTNKHFVHVFCVLFFILKVFCLNVYNLSFWDINNLKAYEKVCFICNKKGAVVKCAWKGENKNKEAKNSEESKNESTTLSTNSDLNDTKKENISEQPKNNENCCDKYFHPLCAYLEGYHMNVEIYEDKFVNIYFYDNCFSLFSFITHCNNHIPKDSYQNREFVKEKRTSLYIKNITSEGSSNNKISEKLQKIKIKNETPTKNNTKPSTPIRNQSQTNISTSSPNKDGTTTSTIKKEDK encoded by the coding sequence ATGGAATATATGCTAACCAATTTGATGGTTGTAAATTAGCAGATAAactaaaacaaaaatatacaaaaaaaaaaaaatatataaaaaaagaacattcatttattaataagaagtatataaaattagaagattattttttaaataatagaaaTCCAAAATTTTGTACTATTTgttttcataataataatatagaatatcttgaaaaatgtaaaggttgctctttatattttcatgtaCATTGTTATAAAATCTTTTgtgataattttaatttaaataaatttctaTGTGATGTTTGTATagaaacaaattattatattaataaaaatcgaAATAATTATCTAGCCATTTTAGGagatcaaaaaaaatataacttcTCATATTCTACAATCTATGAATCGGATAATACTGAACTTGAAGATGCACACAATGAATATGACGATGTATATATGGCAAACTTTTTTGAAaagataaataatttaaaatttaaaaacaataaagataaacaagtacaaataaataaatacaaagaATTATATACTAAACATTTAAGTGATAATGAATTATGggattcaaataaatatatgaaaaaaatgaaagaaactcatttttttaaaaaattaagtaaGAAAAAAGGTGAATCCCCTTCAATTGGTAgcaaatcaaataaaaatgaaaataacaatGAAGAGATCGAAAATTTTGATGAGCATGGTAATGACAGTTGTAATGATGCATATCAATCTGATGCTCAACATgatagaaatatttttaacttatttggaatttattataattccTTTTCTACTAATCATTCATCAATAAgcagaaataataaagatgtGATAAAACATTTGAAAGAAAGTCAACAAATTATTTCTAACATGTTTCCTGAAAAGGttgtaaaacaaaataaaaataataaaagtaattatattcatcatATTCAGTACAAAATGAGACGGAAAATGCGAAGAGAAGTTAAAGAGTTGAACAAGTGTAAAACTGATAATGCTACTGAATTTAGTGCAGAAGATAGTACTGAACATAATAACAACAAGATAAACATTTCATGTGATATATGcaataaatcaaataataataataataatgtaataatgaagaaaggggaaaataataaatggtTTCATTTATGTTgcttatattataataatataacaaaaaataattcaattattgaaatatattttgaatattttttctttaattattataatgaagattattttgttaatcTTTATGGAAGTTTAAAAAGtgtaaatgaaataataataaaaaaaataaaagaacaATTATTAagcaaatataatatattgataCATAGCCattcatttaatttcttATTGAatccatattattataatttaactCTTAagcaaattaaaaatattatttattataatttcattttaaaaaacaattttatatatcaagctggtgtaaataataatacaatcCCTTACTTAAAAATGAAGCAAGAACAAACAGTATCATCATATAGATATAATACTGTTCTTCatcttaaaaatttatcacCTCAAAATGTTAGTAATTTGACAAGTGATAATTTTAGACTTATAACTACCGATCAAAGTTGCACGGGAAGTGTCAATGAGACATGTAGTGATAGTAATGGGGATGAAGAGAGTGATGATTATGAGCAAAGTCAAACAAGCtacattattaataataaaaattttgaaataaaaaacttaGAAGGTGAAGATAGTTATGATGAAATATACGAAGAAGAATTAAcagataaaaatgaattgaAAAAAGATACAGAATCTATGTATTGTATTGATACAAATAATTGTACAATCATAAATGATGGAACTTATTTTTGTGAAGATGtatcaaatattataaataattatacaaaaaatgaaattaatgataatataattaaacaaagtgaatataataacatgTTTAAAGATATTGAAAAACTTATATATAGAAgagattttttaaatttaaatataataaaaataattaaagaaaaaataattgaatctataaaaattaataattcaaaaatttgtatattttgtaaaaaaaatgaaggaattaaaacaaaatgtatGTACCCATCATGTTCtgaatattttcatatatattgttattttaataatttttttaattcttataaaaaaaaaaaacaattaaattatttcaaaCGAGATCTCAAAGTCTTTACTACTATAATGAAGAGATTCAACAAATtggaaacaaaaaaagagaaaaaaaaaaaaatagcaagcccattaaatgataatgagGAAAATGTTCAAAACAGTGAAGGTAATTCCATTTCTACATCTACTAATTGTGAAAGCAAACAGGAAAATCAAGATGTCCCACTTTGtgagaaaaaaacaaaaaaacgACGCAGCGAGTCGAATCAAACAAATAAAGGTGAACCTGTAGATGCAAAAAATGATTCTAAAAAAGCAGAATCTGTTGATTGTAATAATAAGAATGCCAGAAAAGTTAGAAGAAAAGTAGAAGCAGTTCAAACAAATGGCGATGGGGAAAACGTAAGCAACGTAAACAGCATAAACAATGGTATCTATGACAAAACGAGTCAGGGTgctgaaaataataatgtagaTGTAGcgaagttaaaaaaaaaagtgattAGCAAAAATGGAATGAATGAATTTGTTGCCGATGATGTAAAACTTAAGaaagatgaaaaattaCATGCTTTAGAAAATGGTGatgaaaatgttttaaaaaaacaaaagggAGCAAGCATACCTAtagcatataataatacaaatgtTAATATGATTAAGAGTACCGAaatagataataatatgattgaaataaatatgaaaaaagttGGCAACATTAATTTTCCAAATAATGCTGGTACAATAAGAGGAATTCCATTATTGGGTGATAGAAATTTTGacaaaattgaaaatatgttttcttcaaataataaaataatacaaataaatgaatcaaatttaaataatgataaaaatattggaagtataaaaataaatcaaccacaaattttaaatgatccagaaaaaatatatttagggaaaaatattatgatggTATACTCTTCACAGAATGTAAAAAATCGAGAAAAACaagatttaaatttaaaggGTACTAATTCAAAACATGTAtgtcataaaataaaaaataataataatataattagaaataatttttctattattgattataataaatatataaatagagAAAAAACAGAAATAGGTGGGGTACCAGgatttatacaaaattatgaaaaccAAGGACatgattttatatatcctagcataataaataataatcctaattttgaaaatgagaatattgataatatatcatgttcatcttctttattacttgattcttcttcatctaatgattttttttcaaaaacaGAAATATCTGATGGTTCTTCAGTAAATTCTTTATCacaattattatcaaaatcTTATTGTTCAATTTCTTCAtctaataatttatcaaCAATACCATCTGTATCTTCCTTTTCGTCATTTTCGATTTGTTCCAATTCATCTTCAGCTTATTCACCATCTTTTTGTGATACATCATCTGAAATTGCATCTAGCTATGATTGTATTTCTAATACCGATTCAGATCTTTTTTCAGATTCTTCTCACTCATTAGTATTCCCCTTACCCCATACTAAATTACCAAGATCTATTGATTCTGTGAgtaatcaaaataatgtttCTGATGAAGGGGGAAAGCAAGAGATGTTAGATGTAAAAGTAGGTGATTCTACAGAAAATAGAACCCAATTAGATgtgaaaaaagaaaataaacaaattcaCTCAAATTTCGCTTCTGATTCAGGAGATTTATCATCTGATTTTGATgaacaaaacaaattaaataaatcaatGTATCTACATAAGTCAACATTAAAACGGAAtcgtaataataaatggaGAAACACTAAATTAGAATATCTCTCATGTAGTGAGCATGATAACaatcataaattttattataaattttataaatataagaaaaaaatgcatgATATTAGACAAAAGAAGAGAGCAAAAGAAAAGTTGGAAAAGATGgaaaaactaaaaaaaatgaacaaattgaaaaatatgaaaaaaatgataaacaCAACAATGGttatgaaaaaagaaaagaaaattaaaatgaatgaaaatacaaaaataacaataaaaaaaaaaaaaaaaattacaatcgaagaaacaaaaaaaaagaataataataatcaatataaatataatgataaagtATCAGATAAatcaaagaaaaataaaaaagaaaaaaaaaatacattaggattgtatataaaaaatgtagaaataacatacaataataatattcaactaaaaaatataaaactgATCATGTGTGATAATCACaataatgaagaagatATTGAAACtgttatgaatataaaattaaatacatttaacaataaaacagataataatttgaagaatatattttattattattatacagAATTTATTAAgtctgtttttttttcagatCAATTTTCTCATCCTTTTGATGAGGGTAAGAGGTTCAAAGAATCTGACACAAAAGAGGCCCTAAACACAGATAGTGAAAAATCTGAAAAAGGTGAAAAAATTGACAAAGTTGAAAAAGCTGAAAAAgctgaaaaaaataaaaagcaaAACAAAAGGCGGATTGACACCATTGAAGGGAATGGCAAAATTTCTAAAAATGCAAATGATGTTGGAAAAGAATCATCAAAGggaaatatgaatattacaaatttaaatgaagaaaatatatctcataaaaataaaaaacaaaaaacaaaatgtaataatagTGTACATTCAGATGGGAAAGAAAGTGATATAGAAAGTCAAAGTTTATCAAAAGGAAATGAAACAACTTATCATTTATTGAACGAccaaataaaagatataaattcATCAACAAGTGAAGAAGCTACATTAACTAGTGAAATATTTGGAGGTAATGGATTATTATCAACTAGCttaaatagtaataatgttttagataaaaatgatcatactaatgaaaataatttatgtttatttgctaaatatattaataaaataattgaaaatgtTGAAGCAcgaattataataaaaaataatgtatgtGAAGGTGTATATTGTTTAAGACAAGCAGATggattaaatatttatcaaaaaattagtgacaaaatgaaaaaaaaatataaactaaaaaatataaaaaaagaaaaaaatattaaaataaataacaaaatcGTAAATATGACTCCCATGAGAAGTATAAGCATAGATTCaaataaaggaaaaatattcataaacaataataataataataaagcatatccaaataatatcaacacaaataataataataatcataCTCCTACTGTTGAACTCAAAAAGAGAGTagacataaataaatattcttatttattttatagattgccattttttatttttggtaataaatatattagtgatatagaaaattttaaaaccatttataatattagtgaattatttcaaaataataatgaaattgtagattcaaaaaatattttaactGTTGTTGAATTACTTAAGTCCTATTCAAATcatgcattttttaaaaaaaatccaaaTGCATTGAGACGCGCTTTCACGGAACGAGATGAAAAAGCgtggaaaaaaaatcctAACAAGCTAGTCAACAATTCAGAGGAATCAACTTTCCCAAACAAAGATGCTCCCAAAGTTGCCAATGTTGAGCAGGTTGAAAATTGTGAAAATGTTGAAAATGGTGAGCATGTTGAAAATGGTGAGCATGTTGAAAATGTTGAGCATGTCGAAAATGCTGAGAATGTTGAAAATGGCGAGAATGTTGAAAATAGCAATGTCCATGAGTCCAATGTAGTGACAGATGCCGTGACAGATGTTGTGGCAGATGCTGAAAATGGTGAGCATGCTGAAAATGTAGAGAAAATTAAAGAGAGCGAGCGTGGAGAAGAAAAGAATGCAACAACATTATGCTTGTCTAAAGGAAatccaaataaaaaacaaaagaaaaaagaaaaaaagaaaaatcgTAATAACAATATAGAAGacgaaaatataaataaagaatccaatcataatgaaaatcaaaattatgagcaaaataaagaaactCAATATTGTGCTAACAAaagttttaatataattttttgtttatttgataatggtagtaatatatatttattaatatatgaatcTGATAGTgataatagaaaaaaacatgtaaaaaaaaaaaaaaatgaatttaataatatcgattattattttaaagagATGTATGAAACACTTCATGGAAGTACATATAAAGAAgatgcatataaaattttaaaagcCATATTTTCTGCAAGCAATAACatgaaaaatgttttatgtAATACTAGTACAGGAAATAAATCTGATAATAAAACTGGAGTGCCTATTAAATCAAATAGTACTACTAAATtaagtataaataaaattaattcaaCAAATATGGCAATTAACAATACACAATCGTtagcaaataaaatagtcccagtaaaaaatagtttaaaTAGTTCTAAAAATAAGAACAGTAATATGGGTGATGATGAAATGAATAGTCATagaataaatgaaataatgcTAAACAAAAGATTGTtgcaaaatattttatcaaattttaaattctttaatataacaaaaaataaaggtttaaaattatctagtgtttttgaattaacttattatgattatttatttttaaaaaaacataaatttttttattcaaaaaaaggagtaaaaatatatgatgcATGTAATAAtccatataaattattgtctactcaaaaatatttaaatatagattCAACTAATAATTCTAGTCTTGTTTTAAAACAGAATGAAGAATATGAagattttaaaagaaataataatatgttatcttataaatttaaacaaattacaaacagattttatttaaatctcTGTGatccaaataataattctttCTACTTTCGAGGAATACCACAAAGACCTGTCAACCCATATAATTGTTTTGCAAACACAAATAATGCTTTAAGCCATTTTAAtctaaaaaatttagattcctatacaaaaaattctAAAGATATGTTAATACCAAACATGagttatattaaattagtACAAGggaattataataatttatttgaactttttggaaataaaacttttgaacatttttttataggaaaaaaaatagatcatacaaaaaaaaaatatataaatggcAATTCAAAAGataagaaaattatgaaaaaacatatatcaaaacaaagaggtaaaaataaaaataaaaaaagtgttACTACAAATGTaggtgaaaaaataaatactacTATAAATACAGAAGATgttgataaaaattcaaataaattagaTACGCCAATTAATAGAACTGATGAAATATGCACAAACAAGACTGTAGAATGTActattaaagaaaaacaaataaaaagtataattaatgaaaatacaaGGAACCTATTAGATGatgtaaatttaaatgaacGTATTGAAGCGGCTATTCAAAGATACACCAATTTACCACATGAAATGAGTACtaataacaatattatGAGCATAGAtagaaacaaaaataaacaatgtattaataatgattCTGTTTCTTGTATTAATTCATTCAGTACTTatgatatttataaaatatttttatttgacaactgtcaaaataataaagtagAAGAAGTTAAAgatgataatgaaaatttagaaaatgCTGAGGTGTCTCTCATAAATAATCCTGAAAAAGAAGTAAGTAGTAGTCCCATTGATCAGGTTGAAAATAATGGTGAAAATAAGGACGAACAAAATGACCAAATTGAAAAGGTAGAAAAGAAAAGTATAGCCGATTACCTACTAAACAAATATTCATTAAACTGTTTTAGAAATTATATCATAAATaagaaacaaaatgaatttttttataaaaatgtaaaaagttatataaattCGGTGGAAAAAGAACAACTATTTtcagatataaataatatattatctttttgtaataatgaaaaaaaatatatgaacacCAATAAACTTAGTGATATTTATTCTAAATCGAAAAATATGCACAGTTTTGATGTCAATGATCAATATAATCTCACTAGTTATTATGATAATGGTCAAGAAAAATATGGCAATAgtatttatcaaaattttaatacaaCATTTTCACCTAATAGCAAATTTAAATTCTATAACGATGAATCAAAAGATAGTTCCCCATCTAAAagtggaaaaaaaaataataaacatcttttaaatgatattaaaaaaagtccaagcaaagaaaaagatataaatatttcacccaaaaaaataattgaagAGTATAAAAATCCAGAAAATTTCAATTATGcaattgataataatatgaaaaatttgaaaaaattatatcatagcataaataaagatgttgtaaaaaataaattattattagtcAATAAAATTGTAGAAGAAAATCATGAATATACTATATCAGATATGCCTATGTATGTTaatcttattttttataaatatctaTGTGTAAATAATTGGAATCACTTGATACATAGTTTGAAGGAAAGTTTTATAAGacaagaaatattttttttaagtcaACCAGATGCTAAAACTTTCAAAAAGGATCAACCAAATAATACTAACACTTCTCAagaaagtaataaaaatgatgaaataaaaaaaacatccACTAAATCTGTTTCAGATTCACAGCAAATAGAACAGCAATGTGCACAAGAAGGGGATTCTAAAAATGGGTCGACTCCAACTAAATCAGACTCTaaagaaaaggaaataatagTTGATTCTGtacaaaaagaagaaaaagtaAGTGATCATAATAAAAGTGAGGAAAAAGGAAAAGATTCTAAATCAGGAAAAGATAGCAAAACAGgaaaagataataaaacaggaaaagataataataaaactgggaaagataataaaaatggaaaagataataaaaatggagaagtaagtgataaaaaaagtgatgCATTATGTAGTGTGTGTTTTTATAAAGAAGatagtaatataaatattatgtacAAATGTGCAAATTGTTCTGTACATGttcataaatattgttATGGTATTTATCATAAAGGAAAAGTTGAAGATTTTTTATGCGATAAATGTAAATttagtaaatatttaataaaaatgtatcaaAGTGAGTTCAATTCAAATcaatcaaataatttaaaaaataaaaaaaaaaaacaaaattcaAGTGCCAATTCAAAATATGGGTTAAGCAATAGTAGTATCGATAATACATGTTATGGTACTAATATATTAAGTGTTCATGAATTTAATTACTTTAACAATaagataaataatttatttagcaatgcaaataataataattcggaaattaaaaataaaaactcatcaaatggaaataataatatgatacTCTTtgaaaaagtaataaaaagtgTTGAAGATAGTTGTTGTTAtatttgcaaaaaaaatggtggagctttaaaaaaaacaacaaacaaacattttgttcatgttttttgtgttttattttttatattaaaagtattttgtttaaatgTTTATAATCTAAGTTTTTgggatataaataatttgaaagcatatgaaaaagtatgttttatatgtaaCAAAAAGGGGGCTGTTGTAAAATGTGCATGGAAaggtgaaaataaaaataaggaagcaaaaaatagtgaggagtcaaaaaatgaaagtaCTACCTTATCTACTAATTCCGATTTAAATGATACTAAAAAAGAGAACATATCTGAGCAacctaaaaataatgaaaattgttgtgataaatattttcatccaTTATGTGCATATTTAGAGGGATACCATATGAATGttgaaatatatgaagacaaatttgtaaatatatatttttatgacaattgtttttctttatttagtTTTATAACACATTGCAATAATCATATACCCAAAGATTCATATCAGAATAGAGAATTtgttaaagaaaaaagaacatcattatatattaagaaTATTACAAGCGAAGGTagttcaaataataaaataagtgaaaaacttcaaaaaattaaaataaaaaatgaaacaccaactaaaaataatactaaaCCTTCTACTCCTATACGAAATCAATCGCAAACAAATATTTCCACCTCTTCACCAAATAAAGATGGAACAACTACAAGTACAATAAAGAAAGAAGATAAATAA